The nucleotide sequence CCAGCTACCTACTAATGTAACTAAGACCACTCCCTATAGttcattacccgctcattaccggttcattacccgtcattacccgtaactaaccataagCACGAGCTAGTTACCCGTTTTAGTTACCCGCATCCACCATCAATTTAATAGAATTTTTAAGTTTAGTAATAGGAATTGTGGGTCCAGTtgttttttattgttggacttgatgattTATtgtttgtacgttgtatattaagaggagtattgttttagccattatagtgagtgtttaattatgagttagttataggatattagtgttgatgtggcgctgatgtagaagattaagaggatgaatagtttagttacgataaggAGTGGCCTAAACATACATTATATTGCATTGTACTATTATTTTGATAATGGGACCTAGATATGACATTAAAATTGTACTATTATTTTGCATTGTGCCATCTGTCCAAGCTACACATTGTTATACAGAGTATATCACTATATAAACAAATTATCAAGGAAAAAAGCtaacttttttttttcaaacaGATATTTGTAGCTGCAACCTAAATAatgcattttttttttcattttctccaGTTAAACACAAAATTGAAGTTTGAATTTGGATTTGGTTCAAACAGGTTTGTTCTTTGCTTTTTGAGTTCATCGCAATTCAACATATTTGTTAAGAATTATATGAACTCCAAACAAAACAAGTAATTAATCTTAATCACAACGCACAATAATAAACgaatacaacaataacaacaaaacccaataccacaatgagtggtgtatggggaggtgagatgtagacaatccttcccctatccgagaataaaggcaAGTCATTTATCCACCTAGAATGAAAACACTCTCAATAATAAACGAATAGAATAAACAATAAATAAGTATAAACGGCAcaaaatttaacgtggttatatctgaTTTACAAGCACGTCAGAgaatatttcttattatttttgtgcacaaagTTACAATACTATAAGAAAATAAAAATCAAATTCATTATAACAAATATGCTAAAAATCCGGAATTAAAACTCCATTGATgtcttatttttatatatctatGAATATGAATGTACATGTTTCCTTGACTTTTTCAGCTTCAAGctctatgatgatgatgataaataaatCGGTCTATTCTTTGCCGTTGAAAAGAATCTTAACGCGTGAGCAAAGTTGTAGTTTATTAGTACAATTGAGCTTTAAAAAGTTATCAAAAATTTAAAGTTTAGAGTGTTgacaaaaagaaaaaggaaaacaaATTCTTATAATTTATTATTGATCGACGAGTTAAGAATCTAAGACAGAGAGGAATATTCCGTATATGAGAAAATGAGATGCCTAGGAACAGTCAACGTTGACGTTAACTCAAAAAATATGTAAGTTAGGTTTTTCAAATGTATATAACTGAATAAACAATGATCCTTATAACACAAGGTGTCCGTGTCAATTTTTCGATGTTCATTTCAAATTCGAAAATGATCCTTGAATTTGATTAAAACGTGGACACTGAGAGCTCTTATAATGTCACGCATTCTGATGATTATTTTAGGGGACAAGGTTATAATAATGTCAAACATTAATCCAATACAATAGATAGAGTAGCGTTTGTGCTCATTATCACGTCTAGATACTATGAGAAACGCCTCACTACAGGTGTGTTTGTGATTTTTTTTAGTTATTACAAAGTATTTAATTCTTTTTCCACCTTTTCATCACTTTCAACCCAACTTTCAATTATATTTTTACATTACCCATAACCCTCTCCAACAACCTTCCTCATTATCAACACAACTTTGCCACCTCATAGACacatgttggagtgaagtagcttGAACAAACACGGAGAATGAGAATGCTTGGAGATTCTCGCGATTGCGAACCAGGGTCTGACGGGCCAAAGTTTCCAAATTCGAGTTTTCTTGGTccctaagttgtttccttgttaTGTTATGCCTGTATAAACACCCTAATGTAACCCATACCATGTATCACGATTTCTATCAATAAAATCTTTCTagtttggtccgtggattaaagtaatcaacctttgattacatataaccacgttaaattatcTTGTTCATATTTTCTTTGTTAATCGTCTTCGATTGTCTATTGTGGGAGGGTGATTTTCTGGAAATCACTCTTATTGTTGGGTCCAATAACGCTAAATTTtggtatctagagctcaaggtATCGAGTTTGGGAAGATGGAGAAAGTCGAAAAATTTAGAATCGATAGATTTGATGGAAAAGACttcggcttttggaagatgcaaattgaagattacttgcataaaaagaagctacaccaacccttgttggaGGTCAAACCCAAAGGCATCGATGATGCTAATTGGTCTCTTTTGGATCGCCAAGCTTTGGGTGTGATTCGTCTTTCTATTGCCAAGAACATTACATATCACGTTGTGAATGAGAAAACAACTTTTGCATGTTTGAAGGCTCTCTTCaacatgtatgaaaaacctacGGTGGTGAATAAGGTTGTTCTTATACGACAATTATTCAATACGAAGATGAGGGAAGGTTCGATTGCAAAGGATCACATCAACGAATTCAACAACATTATATCAAGGCTTGAATCAGTAGATctcaagtttgatgatgaactaaaagcactaatcttggtTTCATCGTTACCGGAaggttggtcgggtacggttaccgcggttagtagctctatgggaactactaagctagcgtttgaaggtattagggatttgattcttggtgaaaacactcataggagaaactcgggggaatcgtcATCCAGATCCTTGTTAAGTgctgacaaccgtggtaggaaaattgatcgtggtggtgagaagaagggtaggaagaagtctaagaagaggtattcaTCAAAGGACCGAAGTGAAGCTATTTGTTGAGGTTGCAATCAAAAGAGGCACTTTAAAAGGAATTGAAAGAATTCTCCGACGAAAGATGTTAACTTTACTGATCGGTCCTTATTTGACACGATCGTTTATGCTTAACAACGTGAAATTAACCATATTTGATTGAAAACTGAGGTACTTTGATGTGGTTTTGTGTTTTATAGGTGATAAAAGAAGTTAGTGCAAAAAGGTGCGAAAAACAGCATTTGAAGTCGAGTTGTGAAAAAGTTGGAAAAATCAGAATTTTTACACTGGAGTAAAATACGCCAGCTTTCAAGTTTTTTACGCCAGCTTTTACGCCAGTGTTAAtatgggcgtaaattacgccatCCCGGCATAAATTACGCCAATGCAAGTTGCAAAATCAGGAAAAAATCATTTTTGGGCGTACAATTACGCCACGTTTTTACGCCAGTGCAAATATGACCATAAATTACGCCAGacatggcgtaaaatacgccaatgCAATTTCGTTGATGCCGGATTTTGAGATATTTTTGATTTGGGAACAAGTTATCCATTCCCTATATAAGGGAAACCCTTAGCCACGAATTAGGGATCTTTTTCCTCAGTTTTAGAGCCCTAATCACATACAAAAACATCACAAAACATCATCAAtcaaggattcaagtcaagatAAAAGGCGCATTCATCATGATTCATCCTTCTATCATcatgttcttcatcatcatcatgctCGGCAAAGTTTTATTCTTTATTCCTTCCATTGAACAATTGGGTATTTATGATTTCATTCAAGTATTATGTAATTCATGATTTGTAATGAGAATTGATTTATGATTTATGAATTGATTAAGTAATTGTTTAATGCAAGTTTATTGATCTTTATTATTACAAGACAAGTTATTGTGATTTCATAATTGTTCTAAGTCCACATAGTGTTAATTTAGTTAGGGATAAAGACATTTGTATAAATTGCATAACTTGTGCTCATGATAATGTTTTTAATGAACCTAAGAACTCATGTCTATGTGACTTAAATGAAGCTTGATAAACATAGTGCTTGTTTGAATGAATTATACCAATTGGGATTTGGAAGGGATAAAGTTCTTTACCTATTGATCACAACACATCACTTTTAATTACTAGTTTCAAGCTCTTTTCTTAAACTTCATAAAGTTTAAGTCTTTTTCATTTAAAGTCTTTTAATTAGTTTGAATTTAGTTTTAAATTGCAAAACCAACtcctgaaaattgcttgcttttaaCCACAATCTCCAGTGGAACGAACCTTACTTGCCCTAACTAGTTTAAGGTAATTAAGTTAATTTTGGTTGGCCCTTTGACACGGAttaaattttggcgccgctgccggggagtgcgcgctgattgcaagctcttatttttaattgctttcttttaaattttgaaaaagtcataaaaattataaaacttgaaaaatccaaaaatattttctTTTTGTATTTTGTTTACTTTGTTTACTTTAGTGCTTTCTTATTTTATTCGACTTTACGCGTGGTATCTTTTGTTTTTGTGTTCGCAGGTTAGTGTTTGCAAACTCTAATGATGGCGTAAGGAAACACACGTGGGGTGGATTCGTACTACCAACCGAGTGATTACGAAGATCACTCGCCAATTGTTTATTCCGCTTCGAATGCAGATAACAACAGAAGATTTGAGGTTCGCCCTCAATTGATTTCTATTTTGCCAAACTACCGAGGTATGGCAACGGAAGAACCTTATGAGCATATCACCGagttcaatgagatttgtgctataAATCAGGTAAACGGGTTCACGGATGAAGAGGTACGCCTTCGCCTATTTCCTTATTCTTTAAAAGATAAAGCAAAACGTTGGTTTTTGTCTTTACTCGCCCGGAGTATCACTACTTGGGGCAGTGATGAAAAAGAAATTCCTTGAAGAATTCTACCCGATAAGTAAAACTTCGGATATGCGTAtgcaaataaaatcttttagacaatttcCAAGTGAACTTTTTCATGAAGCATACGAACGTCTGAAGGAATTACTTCGATCTTGTCCTCACCATGAAATACAGAAATGGGAGCTTGTTAAAGTTTTTTATGATGGGCTTGACTCACAAAATAGACAATTCCTATTAGCAGCTAGTGGTGGTGTGTTTATGACTCGAAGTAGTGAGGATGAGTGGGCATTTTTCGAGCAATTgagcaagggttcaaaaacccaagATTCGGTTGCACGGCAAACTCATAATCCTTCCCATGTTAACCAcgtttctaactcgggaggtttgaCTAGGAATTTAGAAAAGGAATTAGATGAGATAAAGATGTTTCTTCCCATGTTTAACAACCCGAACCAGGGTGGTAGTGTTAATTCTGTGCAGGTTCGGGATgtgtgctcaaattgtggagatCCATCTCATTATGCAAACGGTTGAAAAAGGGGATAACATTAGGGATGGATAAGCAAGTGAACGGGATTTAAGGGCGAAAATATGATCCATATTCCAACACCTACAACCAAGGATGGAGAAATCATCCAAACTTTAGCTCGGACAACAACCAATTCCAAAGGCAAAACCAAAACTTGTCTCAAAATAATCAACAAAGTCAATCCTCAAGCACGGATGCTaggatggagtcattcatggaagagATGAAGAAGACCTTGGAAATTCAAAATAATTCAATTGCGGCATTGGGTAAGTAAATTGGTCAAGTCGCGGAGAAAAAGGCAATACGAGAATCGGATACAATTCCGAGTTATACATTGCTTAACGCGAATCATGAATCACAAGTAAGAGGACATGAAGTGAACATGGTAGGCACTTTAGGAAATGGATAGGCATATGATAACAAAGTAAAAATGCCCAGGAAATCAGAAATCAAGTATGGTCCAGGTAAGTCTCCTACTTTACATGATTTGAGTAATAATGCTAATGAAGTTCCGGTGGATTTTGGGGTTGGGTTAAATGTtgaaaaaccggtagttgaaaagtttgAGGAAACAGATATGGAGCCTGACACTATTCCATTTCCTAAGGCTTTGGAGTCCCCTCaccaattcccttatgggaaaaagggaccaAAAACAGATGATATGTGGGAAACGTTTAAACAAATAAAAATCAATATTCCActtattgatgcaatcaaacaaattcctgcatatgctaagtttttaaaagatttgTGTGTTCAAAAACGGAAACTCAATGCATCATTGCCCAAAAAGgtaaaattaactgaaaaagtgagTGCGGTCATTTCTGGTTCACCTCCACCGAAGTTTAAGGACCCGGGGACACCATTAATTTCAGTTACCGTGGGTAATGTTAATGTCAAAAAGGCTTTATTGTATTTGGGGGCTAGTATTAACATACTTCAATCAAGTTTTGTTGACCGGTACAAGTTGGGAACTTTAAAACAAACTGATATTCTCATCCAACTTGCGGATCGATCAATGAGAACTCCAAGGGGTATGTTAGAGAATGTGATTGTCAAAGTTGAGGACTTTTATTACCCCGTAGATTTTATAGTCATGGACATTGAGACCACTTTTAGGGAGACTCAACCAACGATCATTCTTGGTCGTCCATTTTTGGCCACAATTGATGCTCTCATCAATTGTAGAACCTGGGTTATAGACATTTCTTTTGGTAATAAGAGATCACGAATTAATATCtttaattcattacatacaccGGATGTCCAGGATTGTTTTTTGTTGGATACTAACCATGAACAGGTTCAAAAGTATGCACCGGATGTGAAAGAGAAAGAGGAGGTAAGAAAATTTACTGAAGAGAGTATGACGAGTGAATTCATGGAATCTCAAATAAGAACTAATGCAGAAATTTTGATGAGTCAACAAGAGTCATCCAAAATCTTGAGCGCGAGTTGAAAAATCTGAGTCAAGTTCTTGAAACCAAGTTGAGTTCGTCTATTACTACCACTTGTTCATTGCCGGTGAAGGAAACCGTAATGGCAGTATCCACAATTGTTGGGGTAGATAAAAAAGTTTCTAAATGCGAAGAGGATGAACAATTGGTAACTCTGAAGACGATTAAGCAAGTATCTAGTGATAACAAAATGATGAATATGTGTGTTCAGAATGGGTTTGTTGGTGCACTTGAAGAATCTAAAGAGTCCGATGGGAAGGTAGTCAAAGTAATGGGAGGAACCGTAGAAAAACTTGTTGAAAGGTTTGGAGGTCAGAAGATAAAAATGTATAAGAATGTAAAGGtgaatcctcaatttgattatgaGGTGTCTTCCAAATTAGAGGATCTTGAAGAGCCTAAGTGTGGGGGAGATAATGTAAACCCCCCACATAGATATGTGAGGCATGATAGTGAGTGTAAGGAATATGGGGATGACCAGGTGATTGATCGTTCTATGAGAAAATTACATAGAAGGGTCCATGATGCTAGGAGTAGAGGAGACGAAAGTTTGCGTAACCGTCTTGTGTGTAACTTGTCTcctaaagaaaaagataaattATTTGAGTTAATGCAAGTCGCTAAGGAAGATGATGCATGGTTGGAGTCTAAGTTGAGAAAAGTTAGAGTTAATGAAGATTCTCACAAAGCGAGAAAAGGAGGAATCTTCTACAGTCCCTGAATTAGCTGAGGTAGAGAATGAGTCACGTGCACGACTCAGGAATAAAACTGCACGAACTatgtgtagagtttgtaagtctcctttattttaattttactttatttctaatttatttatttagttaaatgaactttgtgggtatgttcactgcaagccctcacgagaccaaactcgtccacccgagggaatcAAATCGGGTGGTTTAAAGGCTTCTTGCACATGCTAAGTGCAAGCGGGATCCCTACGAAAGTGGGgtagttagattttatgttttcttttgtttttgttttttaagAATAAAGTTAGATGGAAGGAAACATGTTATGTGATGAAATGGGGAGTCAGTGTGCTTGTTACGGTTGTTATGGAAGTTGATTTTATCCCGGggtaatattgttctttttcttCTTATTTTTGTTTAATTTCCTCACTTTTTCAATCGAATTAATTTAACATGCATACGAGGACGTAGCATGGTTTAAGTGTGGGGGGAGGAAGGAAATTGCACAT is from Rutidosis leptorrhynchoides isolate AG116_Rl617_1_P2 chromosome 10, CSIRO_AGI_Rlap_v1, whole genome shotgun sequence and encodes:
- the LOC139870783 gene encoding uncharacterized protein; amino-acid sequence: MPRKSEIKYGPGKSPTLHDLSNNANEVPVDFGVGLNVEKPVVEKFEETDMEPDTIPFPKALESPHQFPYGKKGPKTDDMWETFKQIKINIPLIDVKLTEKVSAVISGSPPPKFKDPGTPLISVTVGNVNVKKALLYLGASINILQSSFVDRYKLGTLKQTDILIQLADRSMRTPRGMLENVIVKVEDFYYPVDFIVMDIETTFRETQPTIILGRPFLATIDALINCRTWVIDISFGNKRSRINIFNSLHTPDVQDCFLLDTNHEQVQKYAPDVKEKEEVRKFTEESMTSEFMESQIRTNAEILMSQQESSKILSAS